In Chitinophaga sp. HK235, a single window of DNA contains:
- a CDS encoding OmpA family protein, whose protein sequence is MKLTGQSKFVPYLLLLMAGAGFSRQAKAQYAYREALNAYQLYNFEKAKPLFEKAFRKKPSAKAAQGAADSYRLTKDYQQAEIWYAHLWETQGYTPADELHYAAILMNNGKYEAAASHLQHYLQADPNNKLALHMQEGCRMAATWLGQPVKGTLENMQALNSPYSDWSITRYHNKYIFASDRPVREVLKSAFFENENIKKKMYTWTGNSYLHLYESNGDSTDIKPLEKKTINGAYHSSNASYNGNGNTMYLAVTTLKKRPGSALGKDSILTMNISVKEITLNDQQQWVVSPELPFNATLQYSVGDPWINPAGDTLYFVSNTGPGQQGGTDIYYAVKTGNSWSSPVNMGPQINTPGNERTPAFDAAGSLYFASDGHPGLGGLDIFKATQQAGGWNIIQLGVPVNSRHDDFAPALLDSTLYFASNRDGGKGSDDIYRFIKATPPAPKPVPAPQFSISGIVTDRTANMPLIAVTVTLTHKVTGVIVQTSTNDDGQYQFPADSGGVYELSYVKSKYTAITHDTLSLKGYTTSVNIKRDKQMEQTPLHVPFKLDNIYFDLGKSDIRPDAARELDKLVTLLQENPTWEIELGAHTDSRANDAFNLALSQRRAAATVAYLVKKGINAQRLTAKGYGETKLVNRCANGIKCTEAEHLANRRTEFIILKL, encoded by the coding sequence ATGAAATTAACCGGACAAAGCAAGTTTGTTCCTTACCTGCTCCTGCTGATGGCAGGTGCAGGTTTCAGCCGGCAGGCGAAAGCACAGTATGCCTACAGGGAAGCTTTAAACGCCTATCAGCTCTATAATTTCGAAAAAGCCAAACCACTTTTCGAAAAAGCCTTTCGTAAAAAGCCCAGTGCCAAAGCCGCACAGGGGGCTGCAGACAGTTACCGCCTGACGAAAGACTATCAGCAGGCAGAAATATGGTACGCCCATCTCTGGGAAACCCAGGGATATACACCCGCCGATGAACTGCATTACGCCGCCATCCTGATGAACAACGGCAAATACGAGGCTGCGGCCAGTCATCTGCAACACTATCTTCAAGCTGATCCCAACAACAAGCTGGCCCTCCATATGCAGGAAGGTTGCCGTATGGCCGCCACCTGGCTGGGCCAACCTGTTAAAGGCACCCTGGAAAACATGCAGGCCCTCAATTCGCCCTATTCCGACTGGAGCATTACCCGCTACCACAACAAATACATCTTCGCTTCTGACCGCCCGGTCCGGGAGGTGCTGAAATCCGCTTTCTTCGAAAACGAGAACATCAAAAAGAAGATGTACACCTGGACCGGCAACAGTTACCTGCATCTGTACGAAAGCAATGGAGACAGCACAGATATAAAGCCGCTCGAAAAGAAAACCATCAACGGGGCCTATCACAGCTCCAACGCCTCCTATAACGGCAACGGCAACACGATGTATCTGGCTGTGACCACCCTGAAAAAAAGACCAGGTTCTGCACTGGGCAAGGATTCTATCCTGACCATGAACATCAGCGTTAAAGAGATCACCCTGAATGATCAGCAGCAATGGGTGGTTTCTCCGGAACTGCCCTTTAATGCTACCCTGCAGTATTCTGTAGGCGATCCCTGGATCAACCCTGCCGGAGATACCCTGTACTTTGTTTCCAATACCGGCCCGGGCCAGCAGGGAGGCACCGATATTTATTATGCGGTTAAAACCGGTAATAGCTGGAGCAGTCCTGTGAATATGGGCCCACAGATCAATACCCCTGGTAATGAGCGGACGCCCGCCTTTGATGCAGCAGGCAGCCTTTACTTCGCCAGTGATGGCCATCCGGGACTGGGCGGACTGGATATCTTTAAAGCCACCCAACAAGCAGGAGGATGGAACATCATTCAACTCGGAGTACCCGTCAACAGCCGCCACGACGACTTTGCGCCGGCACTGCTGGACAGCACGCTATATTTCGCATCCAACCGTGATGGCGGCAAAGGTAGTGACGATATTTACCGGTTCATTAAAGCTACCCCGCCTGCTCCCAAACCGGTGCCAGCACCACAATTCAGCATCAGTGGCATTGTCACCGACCGGACCGCCAATATGCCATTAATAGCGGTAACCGTTACCCTCACCCATAAAGTGACAGGCGTTATTGTACAGACATCTACAAATGATGATGGCCAATACCAGTTCCCTGCCGACAGTGGTGGCGTATATGAACTAAGTTATGTAAAATCAAAATATACCGCCATCACCCACGATACCCTTTCGCTGAAAGGATATACAACATCGGTCAACATCAAAAGGGACAAACAGATGGAACAAACACCGCTGCATGTGCCTTTCAAGCTGGATAACATATACTTCGATCTGGGTAAATCCGATATCCGTCCGGATGCAGCCAGAGAACTGGACAAACTGGTAACCCTCCTGCAGGAAAATCCCACCTGGGAGATAGAACTGGGTGCCCATACCGATTCCAGGGCTAACGATGCGTTTAACCTCGCCTTGTCGCAACGTCGTGCAGCCGCCACCGTAGCATACCTGGTTAAAAAAGGTATCAATGCCCAACGCCTGACAGCTAAAGGATATGGAGAGACCAAACTGGTTAACCGTTGTGCCAACGGCATAAAATGCACGGAAGCAGAACACCTCGCTAACCGCAGAACAGAGTTTATCATTCTGAAATTATAA
- a CDS encoding gliding motility-associated C-terminal domain-containing protein: MTKKTFLAVKYRLTALLLLAFLAGAKAQTGTYKNTTGASGTASVGATPVSDIASATFQFPAIGIAVAAGAPDLQADGSYNITYTYTIQNIGGIALTQVQTVADLSATFPAPMAFTIKSVSANGVTANGSFTGAGGNTNLLTGTNTLAAGSSATVTVIVNLKNNGQYGTFNTQATATGNAGGSAVSDISVNGLEPDANHNGTAFDDNSPTPVKIERPDIQITKTVSNLTPYVGTTVVFTITATNIGAGDAIGVTVPEAPGDGFTIQSSNVPGGTSYDNTVWTIGKLKAGEQRVLTITAFVKASGNFSNTASCNIPEDINTGNNSATVTLTPKPAADVQITKTVDNPKPNVGDAILYTLTAKNAGLSDATGVVVTDKLPSGLEPTGTLPSGVTYDPGLRQYTWTIGNMAANTTLTQTIATTVTADIDRSNFTNTASIVLNEDDPVPGNNVATVTIVPREKVDLGVTKQIVTTTNPIYPGDPTTFIIKVRNYGPNNCYDANVTDVLPNGYTNWNATPGKGTFDAATGLWKIGTMLKDEVVTLTLTANFKPTGSYGNTATIITTDNDTNPANDVATVPAPTVKPRTDLQVTIATIGTPDVGNNLTFNVNIKNNGPSDATGVTVENLQLPIGYTFVSKDKASYNPATGIWTIGNLTAGSTITLKIVATLLPDAIYNFGAHVYGIEDETTLANNNANTNVVVAQVADLAVNKTIDNATPEVGSTVNFTITVTNNGPSKATNVKVTDAIPNGYTVIATTPSAGTYSAGIWNVGTMLKGQTETLKLSVTVNASGNYTNTATVIATEKDKVPGNNTSSVTPAVVYIADLAVTKTVNNFAPDAGSTVIFTVSVINNGPNQANNVVVTDLLPGGYQFISATPSKGTYDPATGQWKMLQMAPGIPENLMITAKVKPTGSYSNTATAKADEKDSNPANNTATVTPTVRQITDLAITKQVDKPVADAGSDVKFTLTVTNNGVSDATNVKVNDLLPGGFTFKAASLATYSNGVWTIGNMPANSSLQLDITATVNPEGDYTNTATVAGDEYDPQPNNNSSSITVTRTPVTDLEVIKTVSDNTPDAGRTITFTIKAINHGPSKATGVKVTDVLPTGYTFVSATPGQGAFNSGSGIWNIGAMDANAIVNMTISATVKATGNYSNTATISGTEADRIPTNNSSTVTPVPVTVANLKVTKTISNDKPDAGSTVTFTITATNNGPSAATGVTVTDLLKNGYQFTAKTTTAGAYDETTGIWTIGNMANGDVQTLTITAKVLPTGDYNNTATISSPVKDNDNSDNTATIPAPQVRPVTDLVVLKTVDKTTADAASNVTFTLTATNNGPSTATNVVVTDLLPTGFSFVSANPAAGYDNVSGKWNIGTMNSGASQILQITATVNPEGNYTNTATIAGTEYDPNLTNNQQDASVTRIPVSDLAVTKTVDNSTPDVGEIVTFTIQATNHGPSKATGVIVTDVLPAGYSLVTSNTATGTYTAGSWNIGTLTQNATATLTIQATVLAGGSYSNTATIAGNEVDRVPANNTSTVTPTPTPVANLSVVKTISNSTPDVSSQVTFTITASNNGPSNATGVTVTDILQSGYRFDQAVPSTGTYDNASGKWTIGNLSNGQSATLQIKATVLPSGDYNNKAIIKGNEKDKTPADDESAITAPVPVPVADLQVNKTVSPLVPGTGDPVTFTITVKNNGASNATNVQVTDIIQSGFSFQQATTAKGSYNSSTGLWTIGDMNAGETVTLKIDALVNTTGIYTNTATVKGSEKDPNASNNSSTVTITPDPVADLKVTKTVSNMAPPHGSDVTFTIVAGNNGPSGATGIIVTDILPTGYTFKSANPSTGTYSAATGSWTIGQLANQATAQLTITATVNKTGSYANTATIKGNETDRVATNNSSTVTPVPVPLRTNDDAASTEEPDPVTINVIKNDIYGNTGHTVYIKDLPKHGTVKDNQDGTVTYTPEPGFGGTDQFTYYIQDQSGFISNVSIVTVDVTKRLVDLAIKKVLVTQPAEIAVGKNIVFELTVTNNSSKGASRVVVTDILAQNIGDTEIKTETATGKASYEPVSKTMTWKLDSLAPQQTARLLVTAKLISGGQVENTATVAGANDDPDMTNNTATAGSAIKGADIFVPTAFTPNGDGINDKFIILGIDKYPGSSLVIFNRWGNVVYRSNDYRNEWDGSQLHEGTYYYELVCPTSNGKVSLKGWVQLVR, encoded by the coding sequence ATGACCAAGAAAACATTCCTTGCCGTAAAATACCGGTTGACTGCTCTACTCCTGCTGGCCTTTCTGGCCGGAGCAAAGGCCCAGACCGGAACCTATAAAAACACTACCGGCGCCAGCGGAACGGCTTCCGTAGGCGCTACTCCGGTGAGTGATATTGCTTCCGCCACTTTCCAGTTCCCTGCAATAGGCATTGCCGTTGCAGCAGGAGCCCCGGATTTACAGGCCGATGGCAGCTATAATATCACCTACACCTATACGATTCAGAATATAGGTGGTATAGCGCTTACACAGGTACAGACTGTGGCAGACCTGTCTGCCACTTTTCCGGCACCTATGGCGTTTACGATAAAGTCAGTATCAGCCAATGGAGTCACAGCTAATGGCTCTTTTACAGGGGCAGGCGGCAACACCAATCTTCTAACGGGCACGAATACACTGGCTGCCGGCTCCTCCGCTACTGTGACGGTCATCGTCAACCTTAAAAACAATGGCCAGTATGGTACCTTCAATACACAGGCTACTGCCACCGGCAATGCCGGCGGCTCTGCTGTATCAGACATATCCGTCAATGGTCTTGAGCCCGATGCCAATCATAATGGCACCGCCTTCGATGATAATTCACCTACACCCGTGAAAATTGAAAGGCCGGATATACAGATCACTAAAACCGTTTCAAACCTAACACCTTATGTAGGCACCACCGTAGTATTTACCATCACCGCCACCAACATAGGTGCGGGTGATGCTATAGGCGTTACCGTGCCCGAAGCACCCGGAGACGGCTTTACGATCCAGAGTTCCAATGTTCCGGGAGGCACCAGCTACGACAATACGGTATGGACAATCGGCAAACTAAAAGCCGGTGAACAAAGAGTGCTCACCATCACCGCATTCGTAAAAGCAAGCGGAAATTTCTCGAATACCGCTTCTTGTAATATTCCGGAAGATATTAATACCGGCAACAACAGTGCGACCGTTACGCTCACACCCAAACCCGCTGCCGATGTACAGATCACCAAAACTGTTGATAATCCTAAACCTAATGTAGGAGATGCTATCCTCTACACGCTGACCGCTAAAAATGCCGGCCTTAGCGACGCTACCGGCGTAGTGGTTACCGATAAACTGCCTTCCGGTCTTGAGCCTACCGGCACATTGCCATCCGGTGTAACCTATGATCCCGGGCTCCGGCAATACACCTGGACCATCGGCAATATGGCTGCCAACACCACCCTGACACAAACTATTGCAACTACCGTAACAGCAGATATTGACCGGTCCAATTTTACCAATACCGCCAGCATCGTACTGAACGAAGATGATCCGGTACCGGGTAATAACGTGGCTACCGTAACGATTGTACCGAGAGAAAAAGTTGACCTGGGTGTTACCAAACAAATCGTAACCACCACCAACCCGATATATCCGGGAGATCCTACGACCTTCATCATCAAAGTGAGGAACTATGGACCTAACAACTGTTATGATGCCAATGTAACCGATGTGCTTCCGAATGGATATACCAACTGGAATGCAACTCCCGGCAAAGGAACATTTGATGCCGCCACTGGTTTGTGGAAGATTGGTACTATGTTGAAAGATGAAGTAGTGACGCTTACGCTGACAGCCAACTTCAAACCTACCGGCAGCTATGGCAACACTGCCACCATCATCACTACAGACAACGACACCAATCCGGCCAATGATGTAGCCACCGTTCCCGCACCAACGGTTAAGCCACGTACCGACCTGCAGGTGACCATCGCCACTATAGGTACACCGGACGTAGGTAATAACCTTACGTTTAATGTCAACATTAAAAATAATGGTCCCAGTGATGCTACCGGCGTAACAGTAGAGAACCTTCAGCTCCCGATTGGATATACGTTTGTATCTAAAGACAAAGCCAGCTATAATCCGGCAACCGGTATCTGGACCATTGGTAATCTCACTGCAGGGTCCACCATCACACTGAAAATAGTAGCTACACTGCTGCCGGATGCTATTTACAATTTCGGAGCACATGTATATGGCATTGAAGATGAAACCACACTGGCAAACAACAATGCCAATACCAATGTAGTAGTGGCCCAGGTGGCCGATCTGGCAGTCAATAAAACCATTGACAATGCTACTCCCGAAGTAGGTTCCACTGTCAACTTCACCATTACTGTCACCAACAACGGCCCAAGCAAGGCTACCAACGTAAAGGTAACCGATGCTATCCCCAACGGCTACACGGTGATCGCCACCACTCCTTCTGCCGGCACCTATTCCGCTGGCATATGGAATGTAGGCACCATGCTCAAAGGCCAGACAGAAACGCTGAAATTATCGGTGACTGTAAATGCAAGCGGTAATTACACCAACACCGCTACTGTTATTGCTACCGAAAAAGATAAAGTACCAGGTAATAATACTTCTTCCGTAACGCCGGCTGTGGTATACATTGCAGATCTGGCAGTGACTAAAACAGTTAACAATTTCGCTCCCGATGCCGGTTCTACGGTGATATTTACCGTCAGCGTCATTAATAACGGCCCTAACCAGGCCAACAATGTTGTGGTGACTGATTTGCTGCCAGGCGGGTATCAGTTTATATCTGCTACTCCTAGCAAAGGCACCTATGATCCGGCTACTGGTCAGTGGAAAATGCTTCAGATGGCACCAGGTATTCCGGAAAATCTGATGATTACGGCTAAAGTAAAGCCTACCGGTAGCTACAGCAATACCGCCACTGCTAAGGCTGATGAGAAAGATTCCAATCCGGCCAACAACACTGCAACTGTTACACCAACAGTAAGACAGATAACAGACCTGGCCATCACCAAACAGGTAGATAAACCAGTGGCAGATGCAGGCAGCGATGTGAAGTTTACATTAACCGTCACCAACAATGGTGTCAGCGATGCTACCAATGTGAAAGTAAATGATCTCCTGCCCGGCGGCTTCACCTTCAAAGCAGCCTCCCTGGCTACTTACAGCAATGGTGTATGGACAATCGGCAACATGCCTGCCAACAGCAGCCTGCAACTGGATATTACTGCCACCGTCAACCCGGAGGGAGATTATACCAATACTGCAACCGTTGCAGGTGACGAATACGATCCACAGCCCAACAATAACAGCAGCAGCATTACGGTTACCCGCACACCTGTTACTGATCTGGAAGTAATAAAAACCGTGAGTGATAATACACCGGATGCCGGCCGGACCATCACCTTCACGATCAAAGCCATCAATCATGGTCCCAGCAAGGCCACCGGCGTAAAAGTAACTGATGTATTACCCACTGGTTATACCTTCGTTAGCGCCACACCGGGCCAGGGTGCCTTCAACAGTGGCAGCGGTATCTGGAACATCGGAGCGATGGATGCAAATGCTATCGTCAACATGACCATCAGCGCTACTGTAAAAGCTACCGGCAACTACAGCAATACTGCTACTATCAGCGGAACAGAAGCAGACCGCATCCCTACCAACAACAGCAGTACAGTAACACCGGTACCCGTTACGGTGGCCAATCTTAAAGTGACCAAAACCATCAGCAACGATAAACCCGATGCCGGTTCTACTGTCACCTTTACAATTACCGCCACCAACAACGGTCCCAGTGCAGCAACCGGTGTAACGGTAACGGACCTACTGAAAAATGGTTACCAGTTCACCGCTAAAACAACAACTGCCGGCGCTTATGATGAAACTACCGGTATCTGGACTATCGGCAACATGGCCAACGGAGATGTTCAAACGCTGACCATCACCGCCAAAGTGCTGCCCACCGGTGATTACAACAATACAGCCACCATCAGTTCACCAGTAAAAGACAACGATAACAGCGATAATACCGCTACCATTCCTGCTCCACAGGTAAGACCCGTGACAGACCTGGTAGTGCTGAAAACAGTTGACAAAACCACTGCAGATGCAGCCAGTAACGTAACCTTCACGCTGACAGCCACCAACAACGGGCCCAGCACCGCCACCAACGTAGTAGTGACAGACCTGCTCCCGACCGGCTTCAGCTTCGTAAGCGCTAATCCGGCTGCAGGTTACGACAATGTCTCCGGCAAATGGAACATTGGTACCATGAACAGTGGTGCCAGCCAGATCCTGCAAATCACAGCGACCGTTAATCCGGAAGGCAATTACACCAATACCGCCACTATCGCCGGTACAGAATATGATCCTAACCTGACCAACAATCAACAGGATGCTTCTGTAACCCGTATTCCGGTGAGTGATCTGGCAGTAACTAAAACAGTAGACAACAGCACACCTGATGTTGGTGAGATCGTGACCTTCACCATCCAGGCCACTAACCACGGACCCAGCAAGGCCACCGGCGTTATCGTAACAGACGTACTGCCAGCCGGCTATTCACTGGTAACCAGCAATACCGCTACCGGCACCTACACTGCCGGCAGCTGGAATATTGGTACACTGACACAAAACGCAACTGCTACCCTCACCATACAAGCTACGGTGCTCGCGGGCGGCAGCTACAGCAACACTGCCACTATCGCCGGCAATGAAGTTGACCGCGTACCTGCCAATAACACCAGCACTGTAACGCCAACGCCTACACCGGTGGCCAACCTCAGCGTAGTAAAAACGATCAGCAACAGCACGCCGGATGTAAGCAGCCAGGTAACCTTTACCATCACCGCCAGCAATAACGGTCCTTCCAATGCTACCGGTGTAACGGTGACGGACATACTGCAATCCGGCTACCGCTTTGATCAGGCTGTACCTTCAACTGGTACTTATGATAATGCTTCCGGCAAATGGACCATTGGCAATCTTTCCAACGGACAGTCTGCTACCCTTCAGATAAAAGCCACTGTACTGCCTTCCGGCGACTACAACAACAAAGCGATCATAAAAGGAAATGAAAAAGATAAAACACCTGCTGATGATGAAAGCGCCATTACCGCACCCGTACCGGTGCCGGTTGCGGACCTGCAGGTGAATAAAACCGTCAGCCCGCTGGTGCCTGGCACCGGCGATCCGGTAACCTTCACCATCACTGTAAAAAATAACGGTGCCAGCAATGCCACCAATGTACAGGTTACAGATATTATCCAGAGCGGCTTCAGCTTCCAGCAGGCTACCACGGCAAAAGGCAGCTATAACAGCAGCACCGGTCTGTGGACTATTGGTGATATGAACGCCGGAGAAACAGTAACGCTGAAAATAGATGCGTTGGTGAATACTACTGGTATCTATACCAATACCGCCACCGTTAAAGGCAGTGAGAAAGATCCCAACGCCAGCAATAACAGCAGCACGGTGACCATCACCCCTGATCCGGTTGCAGACCTGAAAGTGACCAAGACAGTGTCCAATATGGCACCTCCGCATGGTTCCGATGTGACCTTCACCATTGTTGCCGGCAACAACGGTCCCAGTGGTGCAACAGGTATCATCGTAACAGATATACTGCCAACCGGATACACCTTCAAGTCCGCGAATCCTTCTACCGGCACCTATTCCGCCGCTACCGGTTCATGGACCATCGGCCAGCTCGCCAATCAGGCTACCGCTCAGCTGACCATCACTGCTACTGTCAATAAAACCGGCAGCTACGCCAACACCGCCACCATCAAGGGCAACGAAACAGATCGCGTAGCCACCAATAACAGCAGCACGGTCACACCGGTACCAGTACCGCTGCGTACCAACGATGATGCCGCTTCTACCGAAGAACCAGACCCGGTGACTATCAATGTGATCAAAAACGATATCTATGGCAATACCGGTCATACCGTCTACATTAAAGACCTACCCAAACATGGTACCGTAAAAGACAACCAGGATGGCACGGTAACGTATACACCGGAACCCGGCTTCGGCGGCACAGATCAGTTTACCTACTATATCCAGGACCAGTCAGGATTTATATCCAATGTATCTATAGTTACGGTAGATGTCACCAAACGCCTGGTAGACCTGGCTATTAAAAAGGTACTGGTTACCCAGCCGGCAGAAATCGCCGTAGGCAAAAACATCGTGTTTGAGCTGACGGTTACCAACAACAGCAGCAAAGGCGCCAGTCGTGTAGTCGTGACCGATATACTGGCTCAGAATATCGGTGACACCGAAATCAAAACTGAAACAGCAACAGGTAAAGCCAGCTATGAACCGGTATCCAAAACCATGACCTGGAAACTGGACTCCCTGGCTCCTCAGCAAACCGCCAGACTGCTGGTGACCGCCAAACTGATCAGCGGAGGCCAGGTAGAGAATACAGCCACGGTGGCTGGTGCCAACGATGATCCGGATATGACCAATAATACCGCTACCGCCGGCTCGGCGATAAAAGGGGCTGACATATTTGTGCCTACCGCCTTTACACCTAACGGAGATGGTATCAACGACAAGTTCATTATCCTCGGCATAGACAAGTACCCCGGATCAAGCCTGGTGATATTCAACCGCTGGGGCAACGTAGTATACCGTTCCAACGATTACCGCAATGAATGGGATGGTTCTCAGCTCCATGAAGGTACCTATTACTATGAACTGGTTTGTCCTACTTCCAACGGCAAAGTATCGCTGAAAGGATGGGTACAGCTGGTACGATGA
- a CDS encoding type IX secretion system membrane protein PorP/SprF has translation MNKALSVLIFILCGVTASAQQDAQFSQYMFNGIYVNPAYAGYREQWNIHAFYRNQWTNYPGAPKTFSVAVDGSANNDRVGLGLQAMSDKLGASSTTSVYATYAYRIPMNEDGSSRLSLGISAGFLQQRLDVSLLTTSSSVTDPALMSGENNRTLPDARFGIFYHREKFYAGISASNLLAQSFQKSAAMKEYLPLKPHLYFTMGGLVPLSEQLLLKPSVLFKEDLAGPTSIDLNTFLLISEKLWIGASYRTAFLRKSNLQESLKKPAALVFMAEVFVNDKLRVGYAYDMTMNGTVATNYPTHEFSIGYFFKRRNARMMSPRYF, from the coding sequence ATGAATAAAGCCCTATCTGTTCTGATCTTCATCCTGTGCGGAGTTACCGCCTCCGCACAGCAGGATGCGCAGTTTAGTCAGTATATGTTTAACGGCATATACGTTAACCCGGCCTACGCCGGCTACAGGGAGCAATGGAACATCCATGCGTTTTACCGCAACCAGTGGACCAATTACCCCGGCGCACCCAAAACATTCTCAGTGGCAGTAGACGGCAGTGCCAATAATGACCGTGTGGGACTGGGCTTACAGGCGATGAGTGATAAACTGGGTGCCTCCAGTACAACCTCCGTATATGCTACCTATGCTTATCGTATACCCATGAATGAAGACGGCTCTTCCAGGCTGTCATTAGGTATCAGCGCAGGTTTCCTCCAGCAGCGGCTGGACGTTTCACTGCTGACCACCTCTTCTTCCGTAACCGATCCTGCACTGATGAGCGGAGAAAACAACAGAACGCTGCCGGATGCCCGCTTTGGTATTTTCTATCACCGGGAAAAATTCTATGCGGGCATCTCCGCCAGCAACCTGCTGGCGCAGTCCTTCCAGAAATCCGCTGCCATGAAAGAATACCTTCCGCTGAAGCCACATCTGTATTTTACCATGGGCGGGCTTGTTCCGCTGTCAGAACAACTGTTGCTGAAGCCCAGCGTATTGTTTAAGGAAGATCTGGCAGGACCTACCAGCATAGACCTGAATACCTTTCTGCTGATCAGTGAGAAGCTGTGGATAGGTGCTTCTTACCGCACAGCCTTCCTGCGCAAATCCAACCTGCAGGAAAGCCTGAAGAAGCCAGCCGCGCTGGTATTCATGGCCGAGGTATTTGTTAACGACAAACTTCGTGTAGGCTATGCCTACGATATGACCATGAATGGAACGGTAGCCACCAACTACCCCACCCATGAGTTTTCCATCGGTTATTTCTTTAAACGGAGAAACGCCAGAATGATGTCTCCCCGTTATTTCTAA